A genomic region of Alicyclobacillus sp. SO9 contains the following coding sequences:
- a CDS encoding NAD(P)H-dependent oxidoreductase, with translation MYDLETANYLDLIVWADHLIFIYPVWWYGAPAVLKGFFDRVLAAGFAYEYKGLPPKGLLRGKSAWVMYTIDSPWWYVKFWRSSAEWEAIGPATLKVCGLHPVKRFMFAGVKDSKEVSGFYHYGSV, from the coding sequence ATGTATGATCTGGAGACCGCTAATTACCTTGATCTGATCGTGTGGGCTGACCATCTGATTTTTATTTACCCAGTATGGTGGTACGGAGCACCAGCGGTTTTGAAAGGCTTTTTTGACAGAGTTTTGGCTGCCGGTTTTGCTTACGAATACAAAGGATTGCCACCAAAAGGTTTGTTACGCGGCAAATCGGCATGGGTGATGTATACCATTGATTCTCCATGGTGGTATGTAAAGTTTTGGCGAAGTAGCGCTGAATGGGAAGCGATAGGTCCTGCGACGCTTAAGGTTTGCGGTTTGCATCCGGTGAAGCGATTTATGTTCGCAGGGGTTAAAGACAGTAAAGAGGTTTCCGGATTCTATCACTATGG
- a CDS encoding alpha/beta fold hydrolase, which produces MYGSKHSRLRHNLTIRNSIEQPIVLHHGFTSNLEAWLQFGYVQALSRDYQCILIDARGHGASDKPHDAADYTLRRFVGDVVAVLDALQIQRAHFFGYSMGGWIGFGMAKYAPERIHALLINGAHPYADRSWGAFRQVDGTDSDAFIASLEDVVEQHVPPELRPQVLANDLQALAAAAQERPALNEVQKTMAMPCLLLVGEADSRYPAVQECTHHIAHATLVALPSLNHTSSFTRSDLVLPHVTNFLATLHS; this is translated from the coding sequence TTGTACGGCTCGAAGCACTCCAGGCTTCGGCATAATTTGACAATTAGAAACAGCATAGAACAGCCAATTGTGCTGCACCACGGCTTTACAAGTAATCTGGAGGCATGGCTACAGTTTGGTTACGTCCAAGCACTGAGCCGAGACTACCAGTGCATTTTGATTGATGCCCGCGGTCATGGTGCCAGTGACAAACCGCATGACGCAGCAGACTATACGTTGCGAAGATTCGTCGGAGATGTGGTTGCCGTCCTGGATGCGCTGCAGATTCAACGGGCGCACTTCTTTGGTTACTCGATGGGGGGATGGATTGGGTTCGGAATGGCGAAATATGCCCCGGAGCGGATCCATGCTTTGCTAATCAATGGAGCGCATCCGTATGCTGATCGCAGTTGGGGAGCCTTCCGGCAGGTGGATGGCACAGACTCCGATGCATTTATTGCGTCCCTTGAGGATGTGGTGGAACAACACGTACCGCCAGAGCTAAGGCCACAAGTGTTGGCGAATGACCTCCAAGCACTTGCAGCAGCAGCACAGGAACGGCCGGCCTTGAATGAGGTTCAGAAGACGATGGCCATGCCCTGTCTACTGCTCGTTGGAGAGGCAGATTCCCGATACCCGGCAGTTCAGGAGTGCACCCATCACATAGCCCATGCCACCTTGGTTGCGCTGCCAAGCTTGAATCACACCTCCAGTTTCACGCGCAGTGACCTTGTGCTTCCGCATGTGACAAACTTCTTAGCAACCTTACACTCCTAA
- the ric gene encoding iron-sulfur cluster repair di-iron protein has translation MIMTFAVTDKIGDIVAKFPKAGDILQEQSIDFCCGGDRPLSAAAEEQGLLAQEVLNQLNQAFEQNEAADADTVDWTEAPFHQLVDHVVNTHHAYLHQELPVLSQLTTKILRVHGENHGDTLLQVHRLFHSLKMELEEHLIKEETGVFPLIKKYEANPSAELLDKTIKLNEELNAEHDNAGNLIKEIRKVTEGFTVPADGCRTYERTFRKLEELETDLFKHIHLENNILFVRLEALQASA, from the coding sequence ATGATAATGACATTTGCAGTGACGGATAAAATCGGCGACATTGTTGCAAAGTTTCCAAAGGCGGGGGATATTTTGCAGGAGCAATCCATCGACTTCTGCTGCGGAGGGGACAGACCTTTGTCAGCAGCAGCAGAGGAACAGGGCTTGCTTGCACAGGAAGTTCTAAATCAACTGAATCAAGCGTTCGAACAAAACGAAGCAGCCGATGCTGATACGGTGGACTGGACAGAGGCTCCCTTTCATCAATTAGTCGATCACGTCGTCAACACACACCACGCCTACCTCCACCAGGAGCTACCCGTACTAAGTCAGTTGACTACCAAGATTCTGCGGGTCCACGGTGAGAACCATGGCGATACCCTGCTCCAGGTTCACCGCCTGTTTCATTCTCTCAAGATGGAACTGGAGGAACACCTCATCAAGGAAGAGACAGGAGTCTTCCCGTTGATTAAGAAGTATGAGGCTAACCCCAGTGCAGAACTGCTGGATAAGACCATTAAATTAAATGAGGAACTAAATGCAGAGCACGATAATGCAGGAAATCTGATTAAGGAAATCAGAAAAGTAACAGAGGGTTTCACAGTGCCTGCTGACGGGTGTCGGACTTACGAGCGGACGTTTCGTAAACTGGAAGAACTTGAAACGGATTTATTCAAACACATTCACTTGGAGAACAACATTCTTTTTGTACGGCTCGAAGCACTCCAGGCTTCGGCATAA
- a CDS encoding amino acid decarboxylase, with the protein MVEVVRQDNHITMDVRQLIMQGHHPRGEILQVVDTAPPNTVVEIHVPHRTQPLINALEGMGLNVVVNQMGAAHVRLMAVKM; encoded by the coding sequence GTGGTAGAAGTCGTACGCCAAGACAATCACATTACGATGGACGTTCGTCAGCTGATAATGCAAGGTCATCATCCTCGCGGTGAGATTCTCCAAGTCGTTGACACGGCTCCGCCCAATACGGTAGTAGAGATTCACGTACCCCACAGAACGCAGCCCTTAATCAACGCATTGGAAGGTATGGGACTGAACGTGGTGGTGAACCAAATGGGCGCAGCCCACGTTAGACTCATGGCAGTGAAAATGTAA
- a CDS encoding pentapeptide repeat-containing protein: protein MTDTLREHLDKVFSSHEELKTMVELKEELLQNLQERMQDLKEEGYDDETALEMTVNSIGEVSELIGAIGENSRQMQQAVGMNLSMSNLENSDLRQVTVHDGKFNASNLRNSDFSGADLSESSFKASNLENVKFDGANLTRTKITAANLKGASFKDARLDGTDFSSSNLSSVSFDGLTLNQTVFNKAGLKGTTFKNATLMNVSFKTNVKKADFDGAVMDKLTYAILQGYGAKLENVTVE from the coding sequence ATGACGGATACATTAAGGGAGCACCTCGACAAAGTCTTTTCGTCTCACGAAGAACTGAAAACGATGGTGGAGTTGAAAGAAGAGCTCCTTCAAAATTTGCAAGAAAGAATGCAAGATTTGAAGGAAGAAGGGTACGACGATGAGACCGCACTGGAGATGACCGTTAATTCAATTGGAGAAGTGTCAGAGCTCATTGGAGCCATTGGTGAGAATTCCAGACAGATGCAACAGGCAGTTGGTATGAATTTGTCTATGAGCAATCTGGAGAACTCTGACCTTCGACAAGTTACTGTACATGACGGAAAGTTTAATGCCAGCAACTTAAGAAATTCGGACTTTAGCGGCGCCGATTTGTCAGAGAGCAGTTTTAAGGCCAGCAATTTGGAAAATGTCAAATTTGACGGTGCAAACCTCACGCGAACGAAAATAACGGCTGCAAACCTTAAAGGAGCCAGTTTTAAAGACGCAAGGCTCGATGGAACAGATTTCAGTTCCTCAAATCTTTCATCTGTATCGTTTGATGGACTGACCTTAAACCAGACCGTCTTTAATAAGGCAGGACTGAAGGGGACGACATTTAAGAATGCGACGCTTATGAACGTGTCGTTTAAAACAAACGTGAAGAAGGCAGATTTTGACGGCGCAGTCATGGACAAACTGACTTATGCCATTCTCCAAGGTTACGGTGCAAAGCTTGAGAATGTCACGGTGGAGTAA
- a CDS encoding PadR family transcriptional regulator, whose protein sequence is MAATTSDMIRGHIDTIILKLLMDTDKYGYEISKLVSAGSDGEYELKEATMYSSLKRMEREEAITSYWGDETQGGRRKYYSITSKGKDTYEQNKRNWENVQRILNNLI, encoded by the coding sequence ATGGCAGCAACGACCTCAGACATGATTAGAGGACATATTGATACCATCATTCTCAAATTACTGATGGATACGGACAAATACGGCTATGAAATCTCAAAACTTGTGTCAGCTGGTTCTGATGGCGAGTACGAGTTGAAGGAAGCCACTATGTATTCCTCGTTAAAGAGAATGGAACGAGAGGAGGCCATCACATCCTACTGGGGCGACGAGACTCAGGGCGGACGCCGCAAGTACTACAGCATTACGAGTAAAGGCAAAGATACCTACGAACAGAACAAGCGCAATTGGGAAAATGTGCAACGGATCTTAAACAACCTGATTTAA
- the odhB gene encoding 2-oxoglutarate dehydrogenase complex dihydrolipoyllysine-residue succinyltransferase — translation MGEIKVPELGESILEGTLLQWLKSVGDAVELGEAVAELETDKVNIEVMAEEAGVLESTSVEPGDTVEVGASIGTIAAGQNAAGGSNAGAGADGSSGSDNRGATPGDGSTASDNGGAADGNTESAEAEAKPAQQTSSDAGDKADAGKTTAGSGAGAAAPDGSVPPHTTPAVRRLAKEQGVDLSNVQGSGGLGRITEADVLRQASKGAQPAQGQGQSAAGQPQPQAPSQQGGTAGKAATPAAGGAGVKGATRSDEKRERMSRRRQTIAKRLVEVQQQSAMLTTFNEVDMTNMLEVRKRHKERFKEEHDIGLGFMSFFSKAAVGALKQFPRLNAEIDGQDMILKDHYDIGIAVSTEGGLVVPVVRDVDRLTFAEIEQEVAGLAKKARANNLALSDLQGGTFTITNGGVFGSLFSTPILNAPQVGILGMHTIQQRPVAVNGNVEIRPMMYLALSYDHRIVDGSEAVSFLVAIKKMIEDPERLLLQG, via the coding sequence ATGGGAGAAATTAAGGTTCCTGAACTGGGCGAATCCATTCTCGAAGGTACCCTGCTTCAGTGGCTGAAGAGTGTTGGTGATGCTGTGGAACTGGGTGAAGCAGTTGCTGAACTGGAAACAGACAAGGTGAACATTGAAGTTATGGCAGAAGAGGCGGGTGTTCTGGAAAGTACATCGGTAGAGCCTGGAGATACGGTGGAAGTTGGTGCATCTATTGGAACGATTGCCGCCGGACAAAACGCTGCTGGCGGCAGTAATGCCGGTGCAGGGGCTGACGGCAGCAGCGGTTCGGACAATCGCGGGGCAACCCCTGGGGACGGTTCGACTGCTTCAGACAATGGCGGTGCAGCGGACGGCAACACCGAGTCAGCTGAAGCAGAGGCGAAACCGGCACAACAGACTTCATCAGACGCGGGGGATAAAGCAGACGCTGGCAAAACGACTGCAGGTTCCGGCGCCGGTGCTGCAGCACCTGACGGGTCCGTGCCGCCTCATACTACGCCCGCGGTCCGGCGCTTAGCCAAGGAACAAGGCGTTGACTTGTCCAATGTACAAGGCAGCGGTGGTCTGGGTCGGATTACAGAAGCGGATGTGTTGCGGCAGGCAAGCAAGGGGGCACAGCCCGCCCAAGGTCAGGGTCAATCTGCAGCAGGTCAGCCGCAGCCGCAAGCGCCGTCCCAACAAGGCGGAACTGCGGGCAAGGCAGCGACACCGGCAGCGGGTGGTGCTGGTGTGAAGGGTGCAACGAGATCGGATGAAAAAAGAGAACGAATGTCGCGCCGCCGCCAAACCATTGCCAAACGACTGGTGGAAGTACAACAGCAGTCGGCGATGCTCACAACCTTCAACGAAGTAGATATGACCAACATGCTGGAGGTCCGCAAGCGCCATAAAGAACGCTTCAAGGAAGAGCATGACATCGGCCTGGGCTTCATGTCGTTCTTCTCAAAGGCTGCTGTAGGTGCACTAAAGCAGTTCCCGCGCTTGAATGCGGAGATTGACGGTCAGGATATGATTTTGAAGGACCACTACGACATTGGTATCGCCGTGTCCACGGAGGGCGGACTGGTTGTACCTGTTGTACGGGACGTGGATAGACTCACCTTTGCCGAGATTGAACAGGAAGTTGCTGGCTTGGCCAAAAAGGCACGTGCCAATAATCTGGCTCTTTCCGACCTTCAGGGCGGGACGTTTACGATTACAAACGGAGGCGTATTCGGATCGCTTTTCTCAACACCAATCCTGAACGCACCGCAGGTAGGTATTTTGGGGATGCACACGATTCAACAGCGTCCGGTTGCTGTGAACGGGAATGTGGAAATCAGACCAATGATGTACCTGGCACTGTCCTACGACCACCGCATTGTGGACGGTTCGGAAGCCGTCAGTTTCCTGGTGGCCATCAAGAAGATGATAGAGGACCCAGAGCGGCTGTTGCTGCAGGGATAG
- a CDS encoding 2-oxoglutarate dehydrogenase E1 component — translation MQQNEDLAPWAELSGPNLAYVLEVYDEYLKDANSVTDAYRSYFEKWGPPPDTAWQPLQVPGQAGVSSEAPSAGAAQIAGAAQTAAVDITKVSLAQELARNLREYGHLAARTNPLKEETNPVAVLEMAHYGLSEAELSNMPASYVWHDAPSAVSTALDAVRRLKQLYTQSLAFDFAHVDNSEEAEWLRQRVEMSEGSEKLSEADQRDLLNQLIHVDELEKFLQRAFVGQKRFSIEGVDMLVPMLDRLITEAVASGAKSVMMGMAHRGRLNTLAHILGKPYETIFSEFHTSVNKELVPSEGSMGINYGWSGDVKYHLGARRDVKEAGVREAHLVLANNPSHLEFVNPVVEGFARAEQDDRSHGGQPTQDANQSLAIVVHGDAAFPGEGIVAETLNLSGLDAYQTGGTIHIIANNQLGFTADADEGRSTRYASDLARGFEIPIVHVSADDPEACIAAVLFAHAYRQQFHKDFLIDLVGYRRWGHNEMDDPMPTQPSMYTKINGHPSVRQIYSQILQSADIVSEEETKHMAEQVQKKLQEAHQKVKREEESQEEEEFGEIIEEQAPKTGVSLEVLKEINEALLTRPSDFTVYNKLQRVLERRRKAFDDDKIDWAHAEALAFGSILTEGTPIRMTGQDSERGTFSQRHLVLHDAKTGLRYSPLEHLDKAKVSFALHNSPLSEAAVIGFEYGYGVQARDALVLWEAQFGDFSNAGQVIIDQFIASGMAKWKQPSGLVMLLPHGYEGQGPEHSSARLERYLQLSAEHNWRVVNPTSAAQYFHLLRSQAVMQRTLPRPLIVMTPKSLLRNQQVVSSREALTEGSFQPVLMDNATVENTDSVTRLVLSSGKVGVDFSAALREYEGGVPAWIAAARLEQIYPFPWEHLKQLQDRYPNLEEVFWMQEEPANMGSWFFVEPRLKELFGENIPVYYSGRSEQSSPAEGSANVHKSRQGRLMDQTLAAEHPAGGYDRRD, via the coding sequence ATGCAGCAGAATGAAGATTTGGCACCGTGGGCTGAACTCTCGGGTCCAAACTTGGCCTATGTTCTGGAAGTTTATGATGAGTACCTTAAAGATGCCAATTCCGTCACTGATGCGTATCGATCCTATTTTGAAAAGTGGGGACCTCCGCCGGACACGGCATGGCAGCCGCTCCAGGTACCAGGTCAGGCAGGGGTTTCTTCAGAAGCGCCGTCTGCGGGTGCGGCTCAGATTGCGGGTGCGGCTCAGACTGCGGCGGTGGATATAACAAAGGTGAGCTTGGCGCAGGAACTGGCTCGGAATCTGCGAGAGTATGGCCATCTGGCTGCAAGGACGAATCCGTTGAAAGAAGAGACGAATCCTGTGGCAGTGCTGGAGATGGCTCATTATGGACTGTCTGAAGCTGAATTAAGCAACATGCCGGCCAGTTACGTCTGGCACGATGCTCCGTCTGCGGTGTCTACGGCTCTGGACGCGGTCCGGCGTTTAAAACAGTTGTATACGCAGTCTCTCGCCTTTGACTTCGCCCATGTGGATAACTCAGAAGAAGCGGAGTGGCTTCGTCAGCGAGTGGAAATGAGCGAGGGCAGCGAGAAACTGTCTGAAGCTGACCAGAGAGACTTACTAAATCAACTGATTCATGTCGATGAGTTGGAAAAGTTCTTGCAGCGTGCATTCGTTGGCCAAAAGCGTTTTTCCATCGAAGGTGTAGATATGCTGGTTCCCATGCTCGACAGGCTGATTACAGAGGCTGTGGCAAGCGGAGCCAAGAGCGTCATGATGGGCATGGCTCACCGCGGACGCTTAAACACGCTGGCGCACATTCTGGGCAAGCCCTATGAGACCATCTTTTCAGAGTTTCACACCTCCGTGAATAAGGAGTTGGTGCCGTCGGAAGGTTCAATGGGCATCAACTACGGGTGGTCAGGCGACGTGAAATACCACTTGGGTGCGCGGCGCGATGTAAAGGAAGCCGGGGTACGAGAGGCACATTTGGTCTTAGCCAACAATCCGAGCCATTTGGAATTCGTCAACCCGGTAGTGGAGGGTTTCGCCAGGGCGGAGCAGGATGACAGAAGCCACGGGGGACAGCCGACGCAGGATGCTAATCAGTCCCTGGCCATCGTGGTCCACGGCGACGCAGCATTTCCGGGTGAGGGCATTGTTGCTGAAACACTCAACCTGTCCGGTCTCGACGCATACCAGACGGGCGGTACCATTCATATCATTGCCAACAACCAGCTTGGTTTTACGGCAGATGCAGATGAGGGTCGCTCCACCCGCTACGCCAGCGACTTGGCACGGGGCTTTGAAATACCGATTGTGCACGTGTCGGCTGATGACCCGGAGGCCTGTATTGCCGCGGTGTTGTTTGCACATGCTTATCGGCAGCAATTTCACAAGGATTTTCTCATCGATCTCGTTGGCTACCGACGCTGGGGCCACAACGAAATGGATGACCCGATGCCGACGCAGCCCAGCATGTATACGAAAATCAACGGCCATCCCAGCGTCAGGCAGATCTATTCCCAAATCCTGCAGTCTGCAGACATTGTTTCCGAAGAGGAAACGAAGCATATGGCAGAGCAGGTACAAAAGAAGCTTCAAGAAGCGCATCAAAAAGTGAAACGTGAAGAAGAATCTCAAGAGGAAGAAGAGTTTGGCGAGATCATTGAAGAGCAAGCGCCGAAAACTGGTGTATCTCTGGAGGTTTTAAAGGAGATTAATGAAGCACTCTTAACCAGACCTTCAGATTTTACAGTGTACAACAAACTGCAACGTGTGTTGGAGCGGCGCAGAAAAGCCTTTGATGATGACAAAATCGACTGGGCACATGCTGAAGCCTTGGCATTTGGTTCTATTTTGACTGAAGGCACACCGATTCGGATGACAGGTCAGGATTCAGAGCGGGGCACATTCAGTCAGCGACACCTAGTGCTCCACGACGCAAAGACTGGGTTGCGCTACAGTCCTCTGGAACACTTGGATAAGGCAAAGGTGTCGTTTGCACTCCACAACAGTCCGTTGTCCGAAGCGGCTGTCATTGGCTTTGAATACGGCTACGGTGTGCAGGCCCGGGATGCACTTGTGCTGTGGGAGGCCCAATTCGGTGACTTTAGTAATGCTGGTCAGGTCATTATAGACCAGTTTATTGCCTCTGGCATGGCAAAGTGGAAACAGCCCTCCGGGTTGGTCATGCTGCTTCCTCACGGTTATGAGGGGCAAGGTCCGGAGCACTCGAGCGCACGTTTGGAGCGGTACCTGCAACTCTCAGCCGAGCACAACTGGCGCGTTGTCAATCCGACATCTGCGGCTCAGTATTTCCATCTGTTGCGCAGCCAAGCAGTCATGCAGAGAACTTTGCCGCGGCCGCTGATTGTCATGACCCCCAAAAGCCTGCTTCGCAATCAACAGGTGGTATCGAGCCGCGAGGCGTTAACGGAAGGTTCCTTCCAACCTGTGTTGATGGATAATGCGACTGTTGAAAACACAGATTCTGTAACCCGTCTTGTTTTATCTTCAGGAAAAGTCGGTGTAGATTTTTCCGCTGCTCTTCGCGAATACGAGGGCGGGGTTCCCGCGTGGATTGCAGCTGCCAGGTTAGAACAGATCTATCCGTTCCCGTGGGAGCATTTGAAGCAGTTGCAGGACCGTTATCCCAACTTGGAAGAAGTCTTCTGGATGCAGGAAGAACCTGCAAATATGGGATCGTGGTTCTTTGTTGAGCCTCGACTTAAGGAATTGTTCGGAGAAAACATCCCTGTGTACTATTCAGGGAGGTCGGAGCAATCAAGTCCGGCTGAAGGCAGCGCAAATGTACACAAAAGCAGACAGGGACGACTGATGGACCAAACACTAGCAGCAGAACATCCTGCAGGCGGATATGACAGGAGGGATTGA
- a CDS encoding Crp/Fnr family transcriptional regulator — protein sequence MLQASIKSISYRKGDYIFRSDEPSDTLHIVNYGAVKIFTLSEAGKEHILRFLFPGDFAGQFAMFQQQRHYANAVALENTSICHIHRDDLKRILESNPEMTYRFMAALTERLREADEWAGAISMLDVESRLAKTLLLFRQKHALGDMLELPVTKRDFASLIGITPETLSRKLAVFETENIIELKGKKGIKLIDPSALEELSGAV from the coding sequence TTGCTGCAAGCATCCATCAAGTCCATTTCATATCGCAAAGGAGATTATATTTTTCGAAGTGATGAGCCATCCGATACACTGCATATCGTGAATTACGGGGCCGTTAAAATCTTCACTCTCTCTGAAGCCGGCAAAGAGCATATCCTGCGCTTTTTATTTCCTGGGGATTTTGCCGGGCAGTTTGCGATGTTTCAACAACAGCGTCACTATGCCAATGCTGTAGCTCTCGAAAACACGTCAATCTGCCACATCCACAGAGATGATTTAAAAAGAATTTTGGAATCCAATCCAGAGATGACCTATAGATTTATGGCCGCCCTTACGGAACGACTGCGTGAAGCAGACGAATGGGCAGGGGCCATTAGCATGCTTGATGTAGAAAGCCGCTTAGCAAAGACCCTGCTTTTGTTTCGGCAAAAGCATGCACTCGGGGATATGCTGGAACTTCCCGTTACAAAACGCGATTTTGCATCCCTGATTGGTATAACACCAGAAACACTAAGTCGGAAGCTGGCAGTCTTTGAAACGGAAAACATCATTGAATTAAAAGGAAAAAAAGGCATTAAACTCATAGACCCAAGTGCCCTTGAAGAGTTGTCGGGCGCCGTGTAA
- a CDS encoding DNA-binding response regulator, whose protein sequence is MDFHNSYDNLLSRQKQSIDAEVVISRKSSSQHAERAFLRNVWWPAFQNFDGLHPEYEILDFNEGRRHIDFAYIQPHFRVAIEIDGIGPHWRDISQERFSDHCNRQNHLIIDGWYVLRFTYMDVQHRPRLCQRTIQQLLGRLSGDAASAVNQLPLIDREIVRFVLGRPFPVTVAETAAHIQLKRHATIRHLKLLTDSGWLVPASGTRRVRTYRIHPSYADVRL, encoded by the coding sequence GTGGACTTCCACAATTCGTATGATAATCTCCTCAGTCGGCAAAAACAGAGTATTGACGCGGAAGTTGTAATCAGCCGCAAGTCCAGTTCGCAGCACGCAGAACGAGCATTTTTAAGAAACGTCTGGTGGCCTGCATTTCAAAACTTTGACGGACTGCATCCAGAATACGAAATTCTTGACTTTAACGAGGGGCGCAGGCATATCGATTTTGCCTATATTCAGCCTCATTTTCGAGTCGCCATCGAGATCGATGGGATCGGACCGCACTGGAGGGATATATCCCAAGAGAGGTTCAGCGATCATTGCAATCGCCAAAATCATCTTATCATCGACGGATGGTACGTCCTGCGATTCACCTACATGGATGTGCAGCACAGACCAAGGCTCTGTCAACGCACCATCCAGCAACTTTTGGGGAGGCTGTCAGGCGATGCAGCCAGTGCAGTCAATCAACTCCCTCTCATAGACAGAGAGATTGTCCGCTTTGTCTTGGGTCGGCCGTTCCCCGTCACGGTCGCAGAAACAGCCGCCCACATCCAACTGAAAAGACACGCTACCATTCGCCATTTGAAGCTATTGACTGACTCCGGCTGGCTTGTACCAGCCAGCGGTACCCGACGAGTCCGCACCTACCGGATCCACCCTTCCTATGCAGATGTGCGATTGTAG
- a CDS encoding PaaI family thioesterase, with the protein MGTSNCFVCGPENPFGLHMHFHQKDEKAVAEFICEPRHCGWPGIQHGGITSSIFDEACAYVPFFRGLVAMTAELKVNYSNPIHEGEKVTVTAWPIRTTKRLLSVQAEITDTNGVVRARAEAKMMVLTDRQMEQAGMAESPI; encoded by the coding sequence TTGGGAACTTCGAACTGCTTCGTGTGCGGACCTGAAAATCCATTTGGGCTTCATATGCACTTTCATCAGAAGGATGAAAAGGCTGTTGCGGAATTTATCTGTGAGCCCCGTCATTGCGGCTGGCCTGGTATTCAACACGGCGGCATTACCAGTTCTATTTTTGACGAAGCCTGTGCCTATGTTCCATTTTTTCGAGGACTCGTTGCCATGACGGCCGAATTAAAAGTCAACTATTCCAATCCTATTCACGAAGGAGAAAAAGTAACGGTTACGGCATGGCCCATTCGTACTACAAAGCGGCTCTTGAGTGTACAGGCAGAGATTACTGATACAAATGGCGTCGTCCGAGCCCGGGCGGAGGCCAAGATGATGGTCCTTACGGACAGGCAGATGGAGCAAGCAGGAATGGCTGAGTCCCCAATCTAA